The sequence CCGCCTGCTAATTTTTTAGCAGCCGGTAAGCGTCTGAGCGCAAGCATGGCGATAATGCCAAACACCGGCCCGATTGCCAGAAACATAAATGCCCGTTGCCAGCCAAACATTCGTTCAAACGTAGGAATCAGACGAATAGTCACCAGCGTGAGCAGAAATCCCAGACTGGTTTGCAACGTCAAAGCGGTGCCGGTGTATTCCGGTTTGCAAAGTTCCGTAACGCAGGCAGAAAACTGCGCCGAATCGGCGACCACCGCAAAGCCCCAGATTAAACAGACGCCGACGAGTAAGACGGGACTTGCGCCAAACAAAAAACCAACCACAAAGGCGCACGCGCCGCTGATGATTAAAGACGCGATGGTCAAGGTTGTGCGTCCCATTTGATCTGCCAGTTTTCCTGCCACCACGCACCCCAGAGCGCCGATGCCGATGACCGCGAAACTGGCTACAGCAGCCCATTTCGTGTCAATGCCGTAGGTTGCAAAACTGGCAATCAGGAAAGCCGGAATCCACGCCCACATGGCATAGAGTTCCCACATATGACCGAGGTAGCCGAGATTGGCGAGCACGATTTCGCGGGTGCGCGAAACTTCTCCGACATAACGCCAGTTAAACGGCGGCGATTTCGCTTGAAAGGGTCCTTCACTGACAAACCACCAACAGAGCAATCCGCCGGTTGCCGCTAGCATTGCCGCGAGATAAAGCACCCGCTGCCAGTTGTGAACCCCGCCAAAGGCATTCAGTAGATGCGGCGCAGCCGAACCCAGAGTGAGCGCGCCGACGAGAATGCCGATGCCAAAGCCACGGTCGGCTTTTGTCCAGGTTGCCATGATTTTCATGCCGACGGGATAGACGCCTGCAAGAA comes from Acidobacteriota bacterium and encodes:
- a CDS encoding MFS transporter, with translation MLKKKWRTLMLLALAELLGMAVWFSASAVVPALTAEWTLGDAGKAWLTMSVQIGFVVGAFASAIFNLADRIPTKKLFTFSAIFAALTTLLIPLLANALAVALALRFLTGMFLAGVYPVGMKIMATWTKADRGFGIGILVGALTLGSAAPHLLNAFGGVHNWQRVLYLAAMLAATGGLLCWWFVSEGPFQAKSPPFNWRYVGEVSRTREIVLANLGYLGHMWELYAMWAWIPAFLIASFATYGIDTKWAAVASFAVIGIGALGCVVAGKLADQMGRTTLTIASLIISGACAFVVGFLFGASPVLLVGVCLIWGFAVVADSAQFSACVTELCKPEYTGTALTLQTSLGFLLTLVTIRLIPTFERMFGWQRAFMFLAIGPVFGIIAMLALRRLPAAKKLAGGRG